The sequence GTGGTTCGATCCGAGCGGCCTCTCGATACTCGCCCATAGCGTCTTCAATGCCACCCTTTGCCCCAAGTGCCTCGCCCAAGCCCAGGTGCGCGCTGATGGCTTGATCCGTGTCCGGTTGAAGGCGTAGCGCAGCGCGGAATTCACGGATGGCGCCGTCGTGATCCCCCTTGTTAAGAAGCGCCCCCCCGATCCCGAGGTACGCCTTAGCGTCGTCTGGTTTGAGCCGCAGTATCTCACGGTACTCATGGATCGCGGCGTCGTAGTCGTGCTTGCGGGACAGCGTAATAGCAAGAAGAGAGCGCAGGGGTAATTCTCCCGGTTTAAGCCGCACCGCGGCGCGAAATTCACGGATGGCGCCGTCAACGTCGCCTACCTCGTTGAGCGCAAGGGCAAGACCATAGTGAGCCCAGACGAAGTCCGGGTTCGTGCGAATCAAGTCCTGGTAGGCACGGATAGCACCAGCGTAGTCACCCTCTTCGGTGGCCAAATACGCGATCTGATAGCGTGCGTCAGCATTTTGCGGATCAGCATCCAAAACGCGATCGAGGAGGCGGCGTGCTTCCTGTCGGCCAGCTTGGGATGATGAACCGGTCTTACGCGACCCTCCGGGGCCGGCAAGGGCCGTCCACGCTTGGCTCAGCAGGCTTCGAACATCGACCGCATCAAGAGTCCTTCTCCGCTCGGCCCCCAGCGTTTGGGCTTCCTCTTTGGTTCTGGCCTGTTCCAGTGCCCGGTTCTGCTCTTGCACCTGCCTTCGGAGGTGATCGATTTCCTTGCGCAAGGTCTCGAGTTGCATGCTGGCCGCCGCGTTCTTTTTCACTGCCGCCACTTGCCTGGGTACCTCTGTCGCGTCGATCTCGCAGGCGACATCGACGTGTACGACGAGCGTTTCACCGTCCATGGAGCTGTACGTCTTGGTCTCGGTCACCTTGACGAGGCCTGCCGTGTAGGCGCGTATCTCATCGCGGCTCAACCGCATGTCGCGCACCTCGGTTATACTCTCGACGTACGTACCCACCTGCTCCAAAGCGAGCCGCTTGGCATCGAGCAGGGCCAAACGCTTGGCGTCGGCACGCGTGTCGTTATCCCCCATCCGGTACTCGCCGGTGGCGCGGATGGTGCGCGTCTCGGCAAGCGCGATCCCTGTCAGCAGGCCAAGCAACGAGAGGCCGGCCATACAGGAAGCGGCAAGGCCGGTCGGATAGGCGCGACGCGTGCGCGTAGTGGCCGCGGCACGCCGAAAAGGCCGCACACGCTCATCCGGGCGCGACAAATCCCCAACCCGTGAACGAAGCGGAGACCACGCTGGCGGCTCTTGCCTCACACGCCCCTCGCAGAGTCGTGACGCGATAGCATCAGGAAGATAATTGCGCAAGCGGAACCGGGCTCCAATGGGCTCCGAGTTGGCTTGCGCTGGCATCGGACTCGGAGTCTGCCTCACGTTCAACAGCGTCGTCGACCTGGACGTATGTGTACGTTTCGGCATCCAGCGTTCCCACCACCTTGCCCGTCACGCTCACCGTGCTTTCTCAGTGAGTGAACAAGGTGACGTCCGCGCCGCGGTAGTAGAACGCCAGGATCTCGGCCGCGTCCTTGCCCTTGTCGGCCATGTCCTTCGCGCCCCATTGCGACGCCGTGGCCGAAGCCACCTCGATGTGCGATCGATACACTACGTAACTGGGGACTTTCACCCGAGCGGGTTGTGCCATCGCAGTCGGGGAAGCGTTCGAAGTCGCCGTCGTTGGAGTGCAGCTCGCACTGATGCTCGATGGCCAACGCAGCGAGGTGCGTATCGGTCGTCAAGCTGCCGGGGACGCCCGTGGCGGCGAACAGGCTTACCACGATCGAGAGGTGGCGTCCTCCCGGTTCGAGGATATGCACATGCGGTCACGCGAGCCACCCTCGTACTCGTTCGAGCGCCTCCAAGGGCGCCAGCGGATCGCAAAACGCGGCGGGATGCGTGGCGAGCCGGCTGAAGCCGAACGAGACCGCCCACGGAATCGCGACGGCGCTCTCGTTCGACATCAGGCCTTCCCACCACGCACGGGCCGCTGCGTGTCGCGGGAGCGCCTCATTGTGGGCATAGAGGAGCAGGTTGATGTCGGGCAGGATCATCGCGTGCGCATGTGCTCGAAGTGCTACGCATCCAGCTCATCCGCCAACTGATTCAGTTTGGGTGGGTCGATCCCGGCGCGCAGCGGGCTTCGAAAGGTGTGGACCTGAAACGGCTTAGCGGCTCGCCGGCGAGGCGTCATCGGCCGCCCCGCGCCTACTCACTACTCGGTGATGGGCTACATCCTCGAGCCGACGAAGCTGGTCGAGAAGACGGCGCCGGCCATCGCCGAGCGCCAGCGCCGCAATCGCATCCGCTTCTGAGCAAGTGAACCACAGCCGAGTGCGGCGCTCACATCGACTTGGTAGCCGTCGGCGAGATCGGTCCGCCCCAGCGTCTTGAACCCGCCCGCGGAGCCTGGTTGTTTTGCTCGCTCGGTTCGGTAGGTCGGTAGTCAAGATATGACCCCACGCCCCTCAGTGATGGCAGCGATGGAGAGGTGCAAAGCTCGAATGCCCAAACGGAAGCACGCGGAGTTGACGAACTGGGCGCGACCGGCGGAGTTGCGCAAGGCCGCCGGCTTCACCCAGGAGGAGCTGGCCGCCGAGATCGGTGTGTCCCGTCCGCACACTCCTCCACCGCCGTTTTCGTTTCGCCGTTTCGTGCTGTCGTGATCTTCTGCGCCTCCGACCAGTCCGCGCAATCACGGCACTCACGACGCTACAAAAGCACCAAGATCGGCTTGACTGGCCCGCTGGAAAGCCAGTTGTCGCGCAGAGTGCATGCTCGCCGGAAGTACACGGTCCCTCTTGAGTGCGCGTGCGGCTCCGTCCGGCTGTTGCAATCCAGGGAATCTGATACACGATGCCCATGAGTTCTGGCGACATCCTGCGCGACTTGCGCGCCCGCACCGGTAAGGCGGTCGCTCACTACTGGAAGACTCGGGCGGGACAGAGAGATAAGCAGCGCCAGACCGGCAAAGCCGATCAGGGACTGCGCAGCGCCGTGACGGGCGGCGCCCAGATGGACGGGTTCATCGACCTGTTCACGGACTTGATAACGGCGGCAGGGATTCCCGTGCGCTTTGTCTTCAGAAAGAAAGCCGTCGAATTGCCGGGCTTCTTCCGTCCCACCTAAGGAGTGGGACTTGCTGGTTGTACGCGAGAACACGTTGCTCGCCGCGATCGAGGCGAAGTCTCAGGTCGGCCCGTCGTTCGGCAACAACTTCAACAACCGAACGGAAGAGGCAATGGGAAGCGCTCTCGACCTGTGGACGGCCTACCGCGAACGTGCCTACCTTGAGAGCCCTCAGCCTTTCTTGGGGTACTTCTTCATGCTGGAAGACTGTGACGCCTCCAATCGTCCGGTCAAAGTGCAGGAGCCGCACTTCAAGGTCTTTCCCGAATTCGTCGGAGCTTCGTACATGCGCCGATATGAGGTCTTCTGCCGGAAGCTCGTGCTGGAACGCCATTACACGGCGGCCGCGTTTGTTTCGTCGACGGCGGACGGCGGAATTCACGGGCGCTTCTCGATGCCTGCGGAGGATCTATCCGTTGAGCGCTTCGCCCGGACACTCACGGGTCACTTGGCTGCCTGCGCGTGAACACATGGAGAGAACGGTTCACAGATTGATAAACGGCGACGCGCGAGAACTTGCCCACCTGGGCGACGCTTCGGTTCATCTTGTCGTCACGTCGCCCCCCTATTGGAATCTGAAACGATATAACGAAAACCCGGACCAACTCGGCCATATTCAGGATTATGAGGCGTTTCTCTTTGAGCTGGAGAAAGTCTGGCGGCATGTTTACCGAATCCTGGTTCCCGGAGGGCGGCTGGTTTGCGTGGTCGGCGATGTCTGCGTCGCACGTCGTGATTTTGGACGTCATCTTGTGTTTCCCTTGCACGCCGACATTTGCGTCATCTGCCGAAGGATCGGCTTCGACAACCTGAACCCCATCATCTGGCACAAGATCGCCAACGCTTCCTACGAGGTCGAAAACGGACCGAAGTTTTTGGGCAAGCCCTACGAGCCAAACGCCATCATCAAGAACGACATGGAGTTCATCCTGATGCAGCGAAAGCCGGGCGGCTACCGGAAGCCGAGCAATCGGCAGCGCGACGCGAGCCGGATCGAAAAGGGCGCCTTCGACCGCTGGTTTCAGCAGATCTGGAACGTGACGGGAGCATCGACGAAGCAACACCCCGCTCCGTTCCCGTTGGAACTGGCCACCCGCCTTGTGCGCATGTTCTCCTTCACCGAGGACACCGTTCTGGACCCTTTCTGCGGATCGGGCACGACGATGGTCGCGGCGCTGCGGACCGGACGAAACAGCATCGGGATCGAGATCGATCCGGAATACTGCCGCCTAGCTGCCCGGTATCTCAAAGCAGAGACGGCAGACCTGTTTGCGACGGCGGAGCTTCGGTTTGAGAAAGCACCCACGGAAACCACCGCCCTGGT is a genomic window of Deltaproteobacteria bacterium containing:
- a CDS encoding tetratricopeptide repeat protein; its protein translation is MAGLSLLGLLTGIALAETRTIRATGEYRMGDNDTRADAKRLALLDAKRLALEQVGTYVESITEVRDMRLSRDEIRAYTAGLVKVTETKTYSSMDGETLVVHVDVACEIDATEVPRQVAAVKKNAAASMQLETLRKEIDHLRRQVQEQNRALEQARTKEEAQTLGAERRRTLDAVDVRSLLSQAWTALAGPGGSRKTGSSSQAGRQEARRLLDRVLDADPQNADARYQIAYLATEEGDYAGAIRAYQDLIRTNPDFVWAHYGLALALNEVGDVDGAIREFRAAVRLKPGELPLRSLLAITLSRKHDYDAAIHEYREILRLKPDDAKAYLGIGGALLNKGDHDGAIREFRAALRLQPDTDQAISAHLGLGEALGAKGGIEDAMGEYREAARIEPRLTLGLGDMLRERGDRDGAMYMYREALRFQPDSVEVRDRIRALGGTP
- a CDS encoding helix-turn-helix transcriptional regulator, which translates into the protein MPKRKHAELTNWARPAELRKAAGFTQEELAAEIGVSRPHTPPPPFSFRRFVLS
- a CDS encoding site-specific DNA-methyltransferase, yielding MERTVHRLINGDARELAHLGDASVHLVVTSPPYWNLKRYNENPDQLGHIQDYEAFLFELEKVWRHVYRILVPGGRLVCVVGDVCVARRDFGRHLVFPLHADICVICRRIGFDNLNPIIWHKIANASYEVENGPKFLGKPYEPNAIIKNDMEFILMQRKPGGYRKPSNRQRDASRIEKGAFDRWFQQIWNVTGASTKQHPAPFPLELATRLVRMFSFTEDTVLDPFCGSGTTMVAALRTGRNSIGIEIDPEYCRLAARYLKAETADLFATAELRFEKAPTETTALVKEDHALYEVRPAKKKLE